Genomic window (bacterium BMS3Abin08):
CCCTGTCCCGGCTTGTCCGGAATCGTTCCTGCAATATCCTCGTATAAATCACTAAATGTCGGATTGCTTTGTCGAATTAGAGTCTGTGTATAAATTACAATGCACCTTGCCGAAGGCCCCGACCTTTGGTCGGAGAGCTTGACAGTCCATTTGTCATTCCCGCAAGTGAAGCGCGCCGGGAATCCTTCTCAAAGAACGATTCCGGACAAGCCGGAATGACACTGTGCGTTGTGATTAATGTTTAGTTGAAGTTTAAGCCTGTCTTCAACTAAAACACGAAAGCGCCATCTTTTCTTGACGAAACGGGGATTTGACAAACGCTGTTTATTATGCTATATTGTTTCAAGGCATGAACATGTCCTTCTGGTACTGTATATATACGAAGCCGGGGCTGGAAGAATTCGTCACGATACAGTTTAATCAGCAGACCGGAATCGAGGTGTTTAACCCCAAAATCAGGAGAAAACGTTATCTTCGGGGGCGGATGACTGTGGCAGAAGAAAAACTCTTTCCCTGTTACCTCTTTGCACGGTTCGACCTGTGCCGGTACTACCGGATGGTGAAATACACCAGGGGGGTAAGAAGCCTTGTAGGCGACAGGGGTGGAAACCCTTACAGTGTAGATGAAAACCTGATTACCTTTCTCAAATCAAAAATGAACGATGGTTTCATCCGGCTTGACCCCTCCCATTTTGAACCCGGCGAGCAGGTAACGATCACGGAAGGACCGCTCAAGGGTCTGATGGGAATCTTTCAAAAGGACCTGCCTGTTAAAGAACGTGTGTTGATCCTCCTGAATATAATCTCCTACCAGGCAAGAATGGAGATAGACCGTGAACTCCTCGCAAAGGTATAAACACCCTCTTCCCAATCTCAGCGCGTTGAACGTCGAACACGGAAGTCCGGGGAATATGTTAAACCCGGGAAGAGATCGATTAACTCAAAAGAGAGGTCGATGTCATCGAAAATCACAACCGACGCCTTATCCTGCATTTAACGTATCACCGCCTGCTCTTTACATAATTACAATGTACCTTGCTGAAGGCTCCGACCTTTGGCCGGAGAGCTTGACTAACATCTCAAACGAAGACATAAAACTAAAGGGCATCCCATGTCTAAAAACAAATGGTCAGCTTTAAAGAAGACCCGGCACCGGCTCAAAAGATCTTTAAGGCCCTACCATCAAATCATATGTGCCTTGGCAGCCGGGTTAATCGTGGCTTGGCTTTTTATAAGACTTGCAGTAAAGTGAAGCTCCCCGGCTGCAAGGTGGGACTTCCGGGCAAGGAATGTAATTAGCGGATTTGGGTTACAAGATCCACGTGCAATAAAATGGCGACATAGATTAGAATATACGAAAAATACCTTCCGGAGGCCAGATGAAAACAGCACATTTTGATTGTTATTCCGGCATAAGCGGCGATATGTGCCTTGGGGCGCTGATAGACGCCGGCGCCGATCTCAACGAACTGAAAAAATCGCTCGGGACGCTTGGTATTGCTAACTACGGCATAACAAAAAGAAAGGTCGTAAAAGGGGGAATAGCAGCAACCAGGGTCAATGTAAAGGTACAACAGAAGGAACCCCTGAGGAGGCTTGCAGATATACTCTCAATTATCGGGAACTCAGACCTCCCGGAGCATATTGTCAAGGACTCATCAAGGATCTTCAGACAGCTTTTCCGTACGGAGGCAAAGATACACAGCTCTCCTCTGAAGGATGCCCATCTTCACGAACTCTCTGCAACCGACTGCATAATCGATATAGTTGGAACCCTCCTGTGCCTTCACCATCTCGGGGTTGAAGGTGTTACGTCTTCTCCCATAAACCTCGGTGGAGGAACGGTAGAGACTGCACACGGCCTCCTTCCTGTCCCGGCGCCGGCTACAGCCGAGCTGCTGAAGGGAATTCCTGTTTATTCTTCGGGTCCGGCCAGGGAGCTTACAACACCAACAGGAGCGGTCATAATCAGATCGCTTGCATCCTCCTTCGGTTCACCCCCCTCCATGATAATAAGAACAATCGGCTACGGTGCGGGAGGGCATGACTTCAAGGGACGGTCCAACACGCTGCGGGTCATTATCGGCGAGACTGTAGAAAAGACCTCGCAAATTTCAGAAGGGAGAAGATTCACTGAGTCGCTGATCATCATCCAGACCAATATTGATGATATGAATCCCCAGGTATATGGATACCTGATTGAGCGGCTGTTGGGATGCGGGGCGCTCGATGCCTATCTCACAAACGTGATGATGAAGAAGGGAAGACCCGGTATCGTCTTAAATGTCCTCTCCACACAGGCGCTTAAGTACGCCCTTATCGACATAATCCTGAATGAAACAACCACTATCGGCGTCAGGTTCTTCGATGCGGAAAGGGTCTGTATCGGACGGAAGATC
Coding sequences:
- the rfaH gene encoding transcription antitermination protein RfaH, whose protein sequence is MSFWYCIYTKPGLEEFVTIQFNQQTGIEVFNPKIRRKRYLRGRMTVAEEKLFPCYLFARFDLCRYYRMVKYTRGVRSLVGDRGGNPYSVDENLITFLKSKMNDGFIRLDPSHFEPGEQVTITEGPLKGLMGIFQKDLPVKERVLILLNIISYQARMEIDRELLAKV